The following are encoded together in the Fodinibius salinus genome:
- a CDS encoding cytochrome C oxidase subunit IV family protein has translation MSGHHISTDKTLLGVAGALFILTILTVGVHYIHIPEPWSIIVAMGIAIFKATLVAAFFMNLYWDERFNTMLFIASIAFFGLLVGLTLLDTLFRPEVMPAF, from the coding sequence ATGAGCGGACATCATATATCAACAGATAAAACTCTTCTTGGCGTTGCCGGCGCATTATTCATTCTTACTATTCTCACTGTTGGCGTGCACTATATTCATATCCCTGAGCCATGGTCAATTATTGTAGCCATGGGCATTGCTATATTTAAAGCAACGCTGGTTGCTGCATTTTTTATGAACCTTTACTGGGATGAACGATTTAATACCATGCTCTTTATTGCTTCTATCGCCTTTTTTGGACTACTTGTGGGGCTAACCCTCCTTGATACTCTATTCCGACCAGAAGTGATGCCTGCATTTTAG
- a CDS encoding cytochrome c oxidase subunit 3 family protein — translation MANHSSSASHSRFMQHHFVDADQQFDAAKMGMWIFLVTEILFFGGLFAAYIVYRLWYPELFTLASEELNTLWGAVNTVVLIGSSLTVAMAIKSAQLNQKKNIAINLGITLALAAVFMVIKYFEWTHKFHLGIFPGKFYAFEGIDHPKANVFFSLYYLMTGLHGIHVVIGIGLMVWLLWRSMKGHFNSEYYTPVEITGLYWHLVDIIWIFLFPLFYLID, via the coding sequence ATGGCAAATCATTCATCATCCGCATCGCACTCCAGATTTATGCAGCATCATTTTGTGGATGCCGACCAGCAGTTCGACGCTGCTAAAATGGGAATGTGGATATTCCTTGTAACGGAGATTCTCTTTTTTGGAGGACTTTTTGCAGCATATATTGTGTACAGGCTCTGGTATCCCGAACTATTTACGCTAGCCTCTGAAGAACTTAATACTCTCTGGGGTGCTGTTAATACGGTAGTACTCATCGGCAGTAGCCTTACAGTAGCAATGGCCATTAAATCGGCACAGCTCAATCAGAAAAAAAATATTGCAATTAATCTGGGCATTACCCTGGCCTTGGCCGCTGTATTTATGGTAATTAAATATTTCGAATGGACACACAAATTTCATCTCGGGATATTTCCTGGAAAATTTTATGCGTTTGAAGGGATTGACCATCCAAAAGCTAACGTGTTTTTTAGCCTTTATTACCTTATGACCGGTCTCCACGGTATTCACGTTGTTATTGGGATCGGATTGATGGTTTGGCTGTTATGGAGATCCATGAAAGGACACTTTAACAGCGAATATTATACACCAGTCGAAATAACTGGCCTTTATTGGCACCTTGTAGATATTATCTGGATTTTCCTCTTTCCACTTTTCTACCTAATTGACTGA
- the ctaD gene encoding cytochrome c oxidase subunit I produces the protein MDTAETNESLKKIQVERFKPEEDPESNYLNEETGLWSWLTTVDHKKIGIMYLASITFFFFVGGIMALLVRTELWTPAKTFIEANTYNQLFTLHGAIMIFLFLVPSVPAALGNFVLPLQLGAKDVAFPRLNLLSYYLYLAGATISIFAILNGGIDTGWTFYTPYSSSTGGAVTTMTFGVFVIGFSSILTGVNFITTIHKMRAPGLTWDKLPLFCWGLYATSIIQILATPVLAITLALVAMERILGIGIFDPALGGDPVLYQHFFWFYSHPAVYIMIVPGFGVVSEVITTFTRKHIFGYWAIAISSLAIAFIGFLVWGHHMFVSGQASLASMVFSFLTFLVGIPTGIKMFNWTATLYKGSIDLKSPLLYIFGFFFLFLVGGLTGIVLGSIALDVHLHDTYYVVAHFHFVMVGGMVMAFLAGLHYWWPKITGRMYNELMAKIACGIIFVGFNVTFLPQFVMGSQGMPRRYFNYIEQFQPFHQVSTIGSYILGLGFLMVFYYLMKSLFDGKKATPNPWGSRGLEWQINTLPPLHNFHHTPVIINGPYDYHKPMEEFQLGLADSGNGHSHAEDIEAEGKEINAE, from the coding sequence ATGGATACTGCAGAAACGAATGAAAGTCTAAAGAAAATTCAGGTAGAACGGTTCAAGCCGGAAGAAGATCCGGAAAGCAACTATCTGAACGAAGAAACCGGTTTGTGGTCATGGCTTACCACTGTTGATCACAAGAAAATCGGTATCATGTACCTTGCGTCTATCACCTTCTTCTTTTTCGTAGGTGGTATTATGGCTTTGCTGGTACGTACTGAACTATGGACCCCCGCCAAGACTTTTATCGAGGCCAACACCTACAATCAGCTGTTTACACTGCATGGGGCCATTATGATTTTCTTATTTCTGGTACCCTCGGTACCAGCAGCACTCGGTAACTTTGTGTTACCGCTGCAGCTTGGAGCCAAAGACGTAGCTTTTCCCAGGCTAAACCTGCTGAGCTACTACCTATATCTTGCTGGTGCTACAATTTCAATATTTGCGATCCTCAATGGTGGTATAGATACCGGGTGGACATTCTACACCCCGTATTCCTCATCAACGGGCGGTGCGGTAACAACCATGACTTTTGGTGTATTTGTCATCGGATTTTCGTCTATTTTAACAGGCGTTAACTTTATTACCACCATCCACAAAATGCGGGCACCCGGCCTCACCTGGGACAAACTCCCGCTCTTCTGCTGGGGTTTATATGCAACAAGTATCATTCAAATTCTTGCTACTCCGGTACTTGCAATTACGCTAGCGCTTGTTGCCATGGAGCGCATTCTCGGAATCGGAATTTTTGATCCTGCACTTGGCGGTGACCCGGTACTCTATCAACACTTTTTCTGGTTTTACAGCCACCCGGCCGTATATATCATGATTGTTCCCGGCTTTGGTGTAGTCTCTGAAGTGATTACTACATTTACCAGGAAGCACATTTTTGGATACTGGGCAATTGCTATTTCATCTTTAGCCATTGCTTTTATTGGGTTCCTTGTTTGGGGACATCACATGTTCGTTTCCGGGCAGGCATCGCTGGCCTCAATGGTATTTTCCTTTTTGACATTTCTCGTCGGTATCCCAACGGGAATCAAAATGTTTAACTGGACTGCTACCCTTTATAAGGGTTCGATTGATTTAAAATCACCTCTACTCTATATCTTTGGATTTTTCTTTCTGTTTCTCGTAGGTGGGCTCACAGGCATTGTTCTCGGTTCTATTGCATTGGATGTGCACCTGCACGATACTTATTACGTAGTAGCTCACTTCCACTTTGTGATGGTAGGTGGTATGGTGATGGCTTTCTTGGCTGGTTTACACTACTGGTGGCCTAAAATCACCGGTCGCATGTACAATGAACTAATGGCAAAAATTGCCTGCGGTATCATCTTCGTTGGCTTTAATGTTACCTTTCTTCCCCAGTTTGTAATGGGATCACAAGGTATGCCCCGACGATACTTTAACTACATTGAGCAATTCCAGCCGTTTCACCAAGTTTCGACCATTGGTTCTTACATTCTTGGTCTTGGCTTTCTGATGGTCTTCTACTACCTAATGAAATCATTATTCGACGGTAAGAAGGCTACCCCAAACCCCTGGGGCAGTCGAGGACTTGAATGGCAAATTAACACATTACCGCCACTACATAATTTCCATCATACACCCGTTATCATTAACGGTCCATATGACTATCATAAGCCGATGGAAGAATTTCAGCTTGGCCTTGCTGATTCCGGTAATGGACACAGTCACGCCGAAGACATAGAAGCAGAAGGCAAAGAAATTAATGCCGAATAA
- the coxB gene encoding cytochrome c oxidase subunit II, translating into MDWLNDLLLPPAKSTLAEQTDTLFWFVHLSSLVLTVGLIAVIVYFVIKYRRQSEDEVTPVITHNNALEVTWSVIPLILVLIVFGWGYEVFMNQQVAPDDAYEINVTGQKWVWQFKYENGARSNGKLHVPADRPVKLIMSSNDVIHSFYVPDYRLKQDVVPGRYTEMWFNAPDTGRSTVYCTEYCGTGHSDMLGEVIVHSQEEFETWLANNSGGGSKPEDLAPEEWGKQLAKEYACTTCHSPSGEKLTGPTWKGKFDSQEQLSDGSSVTVDENYIRESILEPNAKVVKGYPAVMNTYQGQLNEEQISAIIEYIKTLK; encoded by the coding sequence ATGGACTGGCTTAACGATCTCCTTTTACCTCCGGCAAAATCAACGCTGGCCGAACAAACTGATACGCTGTTTTGGTTTGTTCATCTAAGCAGTTTGGTATTAACGGTCGGGCTAATTGCCGTAATCGTTTACTTTGTAATTAAATACCGACGGCAGTCAGAAGATGAAGTAACTCCTGTCATCACTCATAACAATGCCCTAGAAGTTACTTGGTCAGTCATCCCACTTATCTTAGTCCTTATCGTTTTTGGATGGGGATATGAAGTCTTTATGAATCAACAAGTTGCACCGGATGATGCCTATGAAATTAATGTAACCGGCCAAAAATGGGTGTGGCAGTTTAAATATGAAAACGGTGCACGTTCTAATGGTAAGCTTCACGTCCCTGCTGACCGGCCGGTAAAGCTTATTATGAGTTCCAACGATGTTATTCACTCCTTTTATGTTCCCGACTATCGTCTCAAGCAGGACGTAGTACCGGGACGATACACCGAAATGTGGTTTAATGCACCTGATACCGGACGGTCCACTGTCTATTGCACTGAATACTGCGGTACCGGTCACTCCGATATGCTTGGAGAAGTGATTGTACACAGCCAAGAAGAATTTGAAACGTGGCTGGCTAATAATTCCGGCGGTGGCAGCAAGCCCGAAGATTTGGCACCCGAAGAATGGGGTAAACAGCTAGCCAAAGAATATGCCTGTACAACATGCCACTCACCAAGTGGAGAAAAATTAACCGGACCAACCTGGAAGGGTAAATTTGACAGTCAGGAACAACTTTCTGACGGTTCATCCGTCACTGTTGACGAAAACTATATCCGGGAATCTATTTTAGAACCAAACGCCAAAGTTGTCAAGGGATATCCTGCGGTAATGAATACCTACCAAGGACAACTCAACGAAGAACAAATTAGCGCGATTATCGAATACATTAAAACACTGAAGTAA
- a CDS encoding SCO family protein, translating into MKYVGLIAILSLLLQPVGSFAQLNKQKPSNLKDVGVTEQLGEQIPLDLRFANAKGDSLTLKELFNDGKPVLLNPVYYECPQLCSMVKEAIFKGVNDLKWSPGTEYNIVTFSFDPSETTKMAAENKKRFLKKLDRTNAENGWHFLTGNKKNIQQLIKAVGFDVRKLQNGQYAHGASIMFLSPDGIITRYLYGLKFDEFNMRNALYEAADGNIGSTSDQVLLYCYQYDADSNTYVPVAWRIMKVGGFATMIILGIFLGFMWMRHRYSNNEKQITDTNGLA; encoded by the coding sequence ATGAAATATGTTGGGCTAATAGCAATATTGAGCCTGCTTTTACAACCAGTAGGATCTTTTGCTCAACTAAATAAACAAAAGCCGAGTAATCTAAAGGATGTAGGCGTAACCGAGCAGCTGGGTGAACAAATTCCGCTCGACTTACGGTTTGCCAATGCCAAAGGAGACTCGCTGACATTAAAAGAATTATTTAATGATGGAAAACCGGTGCTGTTGAATCCGGTATACTATGAGTGTCCGCAGCTCTGTTCCATGGTAAAAGAAGCCATCTTTAAAGGTGTTAACGACCTTAAATGGAGCCCCGGCACCGAGTACAATATTGTGACTTTTAGTTTTGATCCCAGTGAAACGACAAAGATGGCTGCTGAAAACAAGAAACGATTTTTAAAAAAGCTGGACAGAACAAATGCCGAGAACGGCTGGCATTTTCTAACTGGCAACAAGAAGAATATTCAACAACTTATTAAAGCTGTAGGATTTGATGTACGCAAGCTGCAAAACGGGCAGTACGCTCACGGGGCATCTATCATGTTTTTGAGTCCCGATGGAATCATTACGCGCTATTTGTATGGACTCAAATTTGATGAATTTAACATGCGAAACGCCCTATACGAAGCCGCAGATGGTAATATAGGTAGTACCTCCGATCAGGTGTTGTTATACTGCTACCAGTATGATGCAGACTCTAACACCTACGTGCCCGTGGCATGGAGAATTATGAAAGTGGGCGGCTTTGCGACCATGATAATTCTGGGTATATTCCTCGGTTTTATGTGGATGCGACACCGATATTCTAATAACGAAAAGCAAATAACAGATACGAATGGACTGGCTTAA
- a CDS encoding c-type cytochrome — translation MDQQNRFEQQEENKFFADNRAMRHPVEGTIARGKLKQDKQYYQGINKDSSFVEEIQVDVTKSFIYRGKERYEVFCTPCHGISGDGNGIIMANNYGFVPAPSLHIDRLRNQSDGYIYSVITNGIRNMPAYNHQISVKDRWAIVAYVRALQRSQNVPEEEVRENYDVDIASIKESHKQKLAKAEAKKESKSGGGEVSIERGKSIASANACESCHSTDGSRLVGPTWKNLYGNERALENGETVVADEEYLRESIVEPGAKIAKGFPPSMVPYDHLSDSKINSLIAYIKSLSDNSE, via the coding sequence ATGGATCAACAAAACCGTTTTGAGCAACAGGAGGAAAACAAGTTTTTTGCTGACAATCGAGCTATGCGTCACCCAGTAGAGGGAACTATAGCTCGAGGCAAACTCAAACAGGACAAACAGTACTACCAAGGCATTAACAAGGACAGTAGCTTTGTCGAAGAAATTCAGGTAGATGTAACAAAATCCTTTATCTATCGCGGTAAAGAGCGATATGAGGTGTTTTGTACGCCCTGTCACGGTATTAGTGGCGATGGTAATGGAATTATTATGGCTAACAATTATGGTTTTGTACCGGCACCCAGTCTCCATATCGATCGCCTGAGAAACCAAAGTGACGGCTATATTTATTCTGTCATTACAAATGGCATTCGAAATATGCCAGCATATAATCATCAAATTTCTGTAAAAGACCGGTGGGCAATTGTGGCTTACGTTCGCGCATTACAACGCAGCCAGAATGTGCCAGAAGAAGAAGTTCGAGAAAATTATGATGTAGATATCGCCTCGATTAAAGAATCTCACAAGCAAAAGTTGGCTAAAGCTGAAGCAAAAAAAGAATCTAAATCTGGTGGGGGCGAAGTTTCCATAGAACGGGGCAAATCCATAGCCTCAGCCAATGCTTGTGAAAGTTGTCACTCTACGGATGGATCACGACTTGTCGGTCCAACATGGAAAAACCTTTATGGTAATGAGCGAGCACTTGAAAACGGTGAAACTGTAGTCGCTGATGAAGAATACTTACGCGAATCTATTGTTGAGCCGGGTGCCAAAATTGCAAAAGGCTTTCCACCATCAATGGTTCCTTACGACCACCTTAGCGACAGTAAAATTAATTCGCTCATTGCATACATAAAATCACTGAGCGACAATAGTGAATAA
- a CDS encoding DUF3341 domain-containing protein has protein sequence MEADNRQIYGVLAEFRNPKELVDAAESVKNSGYSDFDTYAPFPIHGMEKAMGVKKSPLGWIVLSGALIGMVGALALMVWVMGYEYPMNISGKPFINIPIYVPITFELTVLLAAFAATFGMIGLNKLPRFNNPLFNVERFEKASDDGFFVCIEASDDLFAEEKAEKLFRSNGATHIETVYDSE, from the coding sequence ATGGAAGCAGACAACAGACAAATTTACGGCGTATTAGCTGAGTTCCGCAATCCAAAGGAGCTTGTTGATGCGGCAGAATCAGTCAAAAACTCCGGCTATTCGGATTTTGATACCTATGCTCCCTTCCCCATCCACGGGATGGAAAAAGCAATGGGCGTCAAAAAATCACCGCTCGGCTGGATTGTATTATCCGGTGCCTTAATTGGTATGGTTGGTGCACTTGCCCTTATGGTTTGGGTGATGGGCTATGAATATCCCATGAACATCAGTGGAAAGCCGTTCATTAATATTCCCATTTATGTGCCTATAACATTTGAGCTGACTGTTTTACTTGCGGCATTTGCCGCTACCTTTGGAATGATTGGACTCAATAAACTACCTCGATTCAATAATCCTCTGTTTAACGTTGAGCGTTTCGAGAAAGCTTCGGACGACGGATTCTTTGTCTGTATTGAAGCTTCTGATGATCTTTTTGCTGAGGAAAAAGCTGAAAAACTGTTCCGTAGTAACGGAGCAACGCATATTGAAACTGTTTACGATTCGGAATAA
- the nrfD gene encoding NrfD/PsrC family molybdoenzyme membrane anchor subunit codes for MSTDYQYESKPALIKGDHSFGSITDMIAKTPLSPTPKLWYLAFGLSNVLLIILLGAIGYLVWDGTGIWGLNNPAGWGWAIINFVWWVGIGHAGTLISAILFLFRQGWRTAINRFAEAMTIFAVMCAGIFPAIHVGRIWVIYWVFPIPNQMAAWPNFSSPLLWDVFAVSTYFTVSLLFWYVGLIPDLATLRDKAKSKIAKISYGIAALGWTGSFRNWWHYEKAYMILAGLATPLVLSVHTIVSFDFAVSVIPGWHSTIFPPYFVAGAIYSGFAMVLTLMLIARKIYKLEDIMNIDIMEKMNLVMMVTGNLVAFAYLMEGFIAWYSGYIYEQGIFWLYVVGPYAWGFWILMFCNVITPQFLWFKKIRRNVGLTFVISIIVNIGMWFERFMIAVASLSTDFMPSSWDYFSPTFWDIITYIGTFGLFFTFFLLFLRFLPMVAIAEVKGVMPQADPHNYDEDSKEFDASKTEPVMVQQEQTV; via the coding sequence ATGAGCACAGATTATCAGTACGAATCTAAGCCGGCACTTATAAAAGGTGATCACTCTTTCGGGAGTATCACTGATATGATTGCCAAGACACCCCTGTCGCCCACTCCTAAATTGTGGTACTTGGCATTTGGTCTTTCCAATGTACTTCTCATAATATTGCTAGGTGCAATTGGATATCTTGTTTGGGATGGCACAGGTATTTGGGGGCTTAATAATCCCGCTGGATGGGGTTGGGCTATTATCAACTTTGTTTGGTGGGTTGGTATTGGTCACGCAGGGACCTTAATTTCTGCTATACTTTTTCTCTTTCGCCAAGGTTGGCGAACGGCTATTAACCGTTTTGCAGAGGCTATGACCATCTTTGCTGTAATGTGTGCGGGTATTTTCCCGGCTATTCACGTAGGACGTATCTGGGTCATCTACTGGGTCTTCCCTATCCCCAATCAAATGGCAGCGTGGCCCAACTTCTCGAGTCCCCTTTTATGGGATGTCTTTGCCGTAAGTACCTATTTTACCGTTTCGCTGCTCTTCTGGTATGTTGGGCTTATTCCCGACCTTGCTACACTGCGCGATAAAGCCAAGAGCAAAATCGCTAAAATTTCGTACGGTATAGCTGCTCTGGGCTGGACAGGTAGTTTTCGCAACTGGTGGCATTACGAAAAGGCATACATGATTCTAGCCGGTCTTGCCACTCCCCTCGTACTTTCGGTTCACACTATTGTATCTTTTGATTTTGCCGTTTCTGTCATTCCGGGTTGGCACAGTACTATATTTCCACCTTATTTTGTAGCTGGTGCCATTTATTCTGGTTTTGCCATGGTCCTCACCCTGATGTTGATTGCCCGAAAGATCTATAAGCTCGAGGATATCATGAATATTGACATCATGGAGAAAATGAATCTCGTGATGATGGTAACAGGTAATCTGGTAGCTTTTGCCTACCTGATGGAAGGATTTATCGCTTGGTATAGCGGGTATATTTATGAACAAGGTATTTTCTGGCTCTATGTCGTTGGTCCTTATGCTTGGGGATTCTGGATCCTGATGTTCTGTAACGTTATTACTCCACAATTCCTCTGGTTCAAAAAAATACGGCGCAATGTAGGACTAACATTTGTGATTTCAATAATTGTGAACATCGGCATGTGGTTTGAACGATTTATGATTGCCGTTGCTTCACTCTCTACCGATTTTATGCCCTCATCTTGGGATTATTTTTCACCCACATTCTGGGATATTATTACCTACATCGGCACATTTGGATTGTTTTTCACCTTCTTCCTGCTCTTCCTACGGTTCTTGCCTATGGTTGCCATTGCAGAAGTGAAAGGGGTAATGCCTCAGGCCGATCCCCATAATTACGATGAGGACTCCAAAGAATTTGATGCATCTAAAACCGAACCTGTTATGGTTCAACAAGAACAAACTGTTTAG
- a CDS encoding TAT-variant-translocated molybdopterin oxidoreductase, translating into MSEDVKSPNYWKSLGELAKNDEYQKYVEREFPENATELNDEVSRRSFLRVMGASIALAGFAACRRPVQKIMPYSKMPEDIVPGNPLYYASAMPFQDALNGIVVENHEGRPGKIEGNEMHPASNGNTSIYGQAEILNMFDPDRSRYVRKNGERSSVSAFAEFCSNHFSNTEQNIAFVSEANSSPTYNRLKEQAMDRFSNAQWVTYEAFGEDNALEGTNIAFGQRLRTANHYDEANTIVSFDDDFLNPAADKNSVANTKKFTDRRAVTSTEDDMSRLYSIESTFTLTGSNADNRLRIKSGEVELFIYALAAKLEKSVNGLSAFSGYSNKFSDHEWIPVLAEDLLANRGESILTVGRDHSPELHATVAAMNAALGNDGETVTYHDVPHIDDQNNQEAFASLAEDLNNGDIDTVVLVGTNPVFSAPADLNFDDAISQAGQVIHLSDYYDETSKLANWHINRAHFLEAWGDGYSYTGTRSIIQPQIEPLYSGVSEIEFLSTILNGNKPKGYDLVQETWKDFYTTNFQKQWEQALHDGIAGENTFPLKSVSISNEFSSQADSFLNNAETSDGMELVIRADSNVFDGRFANNGWLQELPEPMTKITWDNVALMSKKTADELGVKEAGLGKSEVEVIALTVNGTTVELPAWVQPGHADDSITITVGYGREGIGRVANETGVDTYPLRTTQNMHFASDISVEKTGEMYEIACTQDHNTMEGRSLLRHATLQEYREDPHFSSYESSYDAEMPGLAYAEEHGEDEPLSIFNSYDEQEYPDDQPQWGMSIDLNACTGCGVCTIACTAENNIPVVGKREVSNGREMHWIRNDRYFDGDVNNPKALHQPVPCMHCEMAPCEQVCPVAATTHSEDGMNQMTYNRCIGTRYCANNCPYKVRRFNFFNYSEEFLTSGDDPEIVQMAMNPEVTVRFRGVMEKCTYCVQRVNRAKIETDIETNGETQKPEDGAVETACQQACPADAIYFGDLTDPDSEVVQTKKNNRNYLLLEELNTRPRTSYLSELSNPNPKLA; encoded by the coding sequence ATGAGCGAAGATGTAAAAAGTCCTAATTACTGGAAAAGCCTGGGAGAACTGGCAAAAAATGACGAGTATCAAAAGTACGTTGAGCGCGAATTCCCTGAAAATGCTACGGAGCTCAATGATGAGGTTTCCCGACGAAGCTTCTTGCGCGTTATGGGAGCTTCTATTGCGCTTGCTGGATTTGCGGCGTGCCGACGCCCCGTACAAAAGATTATGCCGTACAGTAAAATGCCGGAAGATATAGTACCCGGCAATCCGCTGTATTATGCATCAGCCATGCCTTTCCAGGATGCACTGAACGGTATTGTTGTTGAAAACCACGAAGGGCGTCCCGGAAAGATTGAAGGAAATGAAATGCATCCCGCCAGCAACGGCAACACTAGTATTTATGGGCAGGCGGAAATTCTGAACATGTTTGATCCTGACCGCTCGCGCTATGTTCGCAAAAATGGCGAGCGTTCTTCGGTTAGTGCTTTTGCAGAATTTTGTAGTAATCACTTTTCGAATACGGAGCAAAACATTGCCTTTGTTTCAGAAGCAAATTCTTCACCCACGTATAACAGGTTGAAGGAGCAGGCAATGGATAGATTCTCGAATGCTCAGTGGGTCACCTATGAAGCATTCGGTGAAGACAATGCGCTGGAAGGCACTAATATTGCTTTTGGCCAGCGCCTGAGGACAGCCAATCACTATGATGAAGCAAATACAATTGTCAGTTTTGATGACGATTTCTTAAATCCCGCTGCTGATAAAAACAGTGTAGCCAATACCAAGAAATTTACTGATCGGCGGGCTGTTACCTCTACCGAGGATGACATGTCTCGGTTATATTCCATAGAAAGTACTTTTACATTAACCGGCTCCAACGCAGACAATCGCCTGCGAATCAAGTCTGGCGAAGTGGAACTCTTTATATATGCGCTGGCAGCCAAATTGGAAAAGTCTGTAAATGGGTTATCAGCTTTTAGCGGATATTCCAACAAATTTTCTGACCACGAATGGATTCCCGTGCTTGCCGAAGACCTGTTGGCAAATCGCGGTGAGTCTATATTAACAGTGGGACGAGATCATTCTCCCGAATTGCACGCCACTGTCGCAGCCATGAATGCTGCCCTTGGTAATGACGGAGAAACAGTTACGTATCATGATGTGCCACATATTGACGACCAAAATAACCAAGAAGCATTTGCCAGTCTGGCTGAAGATCTCAATAACGGCGATATTGATACAGTAGTACTCGTCGGCACCAATCCTGTATTCTCAGCTCCGGCTGACCTAAACTTTGATGATGCGATATCTCAGGCCGGACAGGTTATTCACCTCTCTGATTATTATGATGAGACTTCAAAGCTGGCCAATTGGCATATTAACAGAGCCCACTTTCTTGAGGCCTGGGGTGATGGATACTCTTACACGGGTACTCGTTCCATTATTCAGCCGCAAATTGAGCCACTGTATTCCGGTGTCAGCGAAATCGAGTTTTTGAGTACCATCCTGAACGGTAATAAGCCCAAAGGATATGATCTTGTTCAGGAAACATGGAAAGATTTTTACACAACAAACTTTCAAAAACAGTGGGAGCAAGCCCTGCATGACGGTATCGCAGGCGAAAACACCTTTCCACTTAAATCAGTAAGCATATCAAACGAATTCAGCTCACAAGCCGACAGCTTCTTAAACAATGCTGAAACTTCTGATGGTATGGAGCTGGTAATTCGTGCTGATTCTAACGTATTTGACGGGCGATTTGCCAATAACGGCTGGCTACAGGAACTCCCTGAGCCCATGACGAAAATTACTTGGGACAACGTCGCGCTGATGAGCAAGAAAACAGCCGACGAACTGGGTGTTAAAGAAGCCGGACTAGGCAAATCAGAAGTTGAAGTAATTGCCCTTACTGTTAACGGCACTACGGTTGAGTTGCCAGCTTGGGTCCAACCGGGACATGCTGACGACAGCATCACTATTACCGTTGGGTATGGACGTGAAGGTATCGGCCGGGTAGCAAATGAGACCGGTGTTGATACTTATCCACTGCGCACCACTCAAAATATGCACTTTGCGAGTGACATTTCCGTGGAAAAGACAGGCGAAATGTACGAAATTGCCTGTACGCAGGATCATAACACTATGGAAGGTCGCTCACTGCTACGCCATGCCACTCTTCAGGAATATCGTGAAGATCCCCATTTCTCTAGCTATGAATCTTCTTATGATGCAGAAATGCCGGGTCTTGCCTATGCTGAGGAACACGGAGAAGATGAACCACTTTCGATTTTTAATTCTTACGATGAACAGGAATATCCTGACGACCAGCCGCAATGGGGTATGTCTATTGATCTTAATGCCTGTACAGGCTGTGGCGTTTGTACTATTGCCTGTACTGCAGAAAATAATATCCCGGTTGTTGGTAAGCGCGAAGTAAGCAACGGGCGTGAAATGCACTGGATTCGAAACGATCGCTATTTTGATGGCGATGTTAACAATCCCAAAGCATTGCATCAGCCAGTGCCTTGTATGCACTGCGAGATGGCACCTTGTGAGCAGGTTTGTCCAGTAGCGGCGACCACTCACAGCGAAGACGGTATGAATCAAATGACCTACAATCGTTGCATTGGCACGCGTTACTGCGCCAATAACTGTCCCTACAAAGTTCGTCGTTTTAACTTTTTCAATTACTCCGAAGAGTTTCTAACAAGTGGTGACGATCCGGAAATCGTACAAATGGCGATGAATCCGGAGGTTACGGTACGCTTCCGTGGTGTGATGGAAAAATGTACATACTGCGTACAGCGCGTAAATCGTGCCAAAATTGAAACTGATATTGAAACGAATGGCGAGACGCAAAAGCCCGAAGACGGTGCTGTAGAAACTGCTTGTCAACAAGCATGCCCCGCTGACGCAATCTACTTCGGCGACCTTACCGATCCGGACAGCGAAGTGGTGCAAACAAAGAAGAACAACCGTAACTACCTACTACTAGAAGAACTCAATACGCGGCCACGTACGTCGTATTTATCAGAACTTAGTAACCCCAATCCGAAATTGGCTTAA